A window from Verrucomicrobiia bacterium encodes these proteins:
- a CDS encoding SpvB/TcaC N-terminal domain-containing protein, with translation MKEQASNPEKSASMFNTQGGKTESRAIETPSIKLPQGGGAIKGIDEKFSVNAVNGTAAFSVPLPVSPARGVTPDLKLSYNSGGGNGVFGLGWDLGLPSIKRKTSQELPQYLDVADSDTFLFAGAEDLVPEFQKDQSGDFSQGPDGTYSIREQNSSDGNFTVRFYRPRTEGLFARIERWTHKTTGETRWRVTTKDNVTTLLGWSENSRIADPTDARKVYEWLPEFTFDDHGNCSQSFYKPEDDTGFEGTLPHNANRRKGGNLTYTNRYLESIRYGNKQPYKNFGDPFPAASAYMFQTILDYGEYDTTAPYQKVHDWGYRPDAFSDHKPGFEVRTTRLCQRVLLVHYFSELPGGSALVRSLDFQYDLATEQGFTFLAAISNHGYIKQLDGTYTQKQLPPLEFTYQEHTWSQEVKTVAAQDVVNAPVGLSSPYTFTDLYGEGLSGILTEQVEAWYYKRNLGGGMFERAKAVSPKPAVTGLGQTLQLVDLDADGGKQLVSLSEQPKGYYELDDDHGWQTFKPFRQLPNRDLKDQNTRMIDLTGDGKPDLLITEDEVFTWYESEGRRGYAPARKSPKSFDEEKGPTVVFADSKQMIFLADMDGDGLTDIVRIRASEVCYWSNLGYGKFGAKIAMDKPPVFDAPDAFNPTYIQLADIDGSGTTDIVYLGQNKVTCWLNLSGNSFVTSAFEIHSFPEIHDLADVTVTDLLGTGTMCLVWSSPLTKDAHGPLRYIDLMNSKKPHIMIGYQNNVGKEVSLEYAPSTAFYLEDEQAGRPWITKLHFPVQCLSRTETLDRITGHRFVSSYKYHHGYYDHPEREFRGFGMVEQTDAEDFDHWVKGDSSNVVEQDLHQEPVVKKSWFHTGAFLRQDKILAQFANDYWYEEMARQGFVVTHNEHELPDAQLVAAPGIDPTLLDHLGGEQWQQALRACKGMALRSEVFAHDAPLIGATPQQLQTQLTPYSVNSSNCAIELLQPKGQNKYAVFVVKASESITYSYERIVADPRIAHTLTTKLDEYGNILESASVVYARQLADPTLPAETLAAQARSSISYKQNLFTNDVTSANNYRLRLPSEEKNFELRGIAKTGDYYVLADFENILTNATDVPYHQKDNNPPAGTPQKRLIEHSRMTYYKDNLSGASPLHQLESRGLPFESFQLAYTPELLTDIFGTKATGTHMLQGKFTHSEGDANWWVRSGTAQYITAGESVTDAANRFFMPVRYTSPVGAVTKVTYLGNFCMFIESTEDALGNKTSTDKFNFRTLVPERMRDINDNISEALSDELGLVKVMAILGKGTEADDLTGQDEFTTAAESAKIAAFFAAASSADLTAKGKDLLGHASIRVVYDFDVYQTSGKPVVAASIVREQHFTDNPNSPVQISFEYSGGLGQVVMKKAQAEPGKAKQLTLNPDDTYTVIEVDTTPQLRWVGTGRTVVNNKGNPVKQYQPFFSTTHKYEDNKALVETGVTSLFYYDAVGREVKMELPDGTLSKTEFTSWLQRLYDQGDTANDSSWHDNRVNSLINAQLIAEGKDPLKEKLAALASEDYHNTPSVQHFDGLGRPILQVQHNRVNGLDEFYYSHATLDIEGNLRAVVDARHNKVITYSYDLLGRGVYQDSMDNGKRWLLTNVVGEALRTWDERDHEFQYDYDILGRPTGTRVIGGDRPTPLNNISDRIFYGEGEANAKAKNLRGQVTRYFDTAGVVEAVKYDFMGQPLVNQRRLFADYTSVPNWTDANLATGLEPEIFESKMVYNALGRVVETTAPDGSIERTTFNAATLVEAKTVTRDALTETIIENIDYNEKGQRTAMLLGNGITTSYRYDSRTFALIHVTSRTAANKVLQDLHFTFDATGNVTHIQDDAIPLQFFNNQMITGLTTYKYDAIYQLTEATGRENNAGLAFGPEDNWNDQSYSHQQAAGDPALTRNYVQQYLYDSVGNIMSLIHKASGNDWTRDYTYQATTNRLQSTKIGAQTYAYQHHAKHGFITEMPHLEELGWNFKEKLVRTIRQKAGSGTPETTYYQYGSDGERLRKITENAAPAGETPGKKEERIYLGTYERYQKHSGEHAGLVRHSLSIVDETGRIALMETRNEIDDDTEPRLLRYQLANHLGSVNLEVDENAQTISYEEYHPFGTTAYQVTNKAVRAAAKRYRYVGRERDQETGLEYHAARYYICWLGRWLSTDPSSIDDGLNLYKYAKNNPSSLRDTNGNESDEQKASRMFADFLTEQGVNFKKEVPFRVEVNGKWVEGRADFFVEKNPGVWEPVEMKGKANSRWTKAQKEYLPALQSGAKYETLGTSKFGKTVTGSGGGKVFNVHTVAQGKFDFQKLHVTEVINRTKGHKQTITTDNQGTVVKSEKTPVDTSGGTRTQPTKLPDADVKAPHVTEPHVKTPHVKSPHVKTPKVRGKGLLGALLVAGGILLFTGDAKAAGQSLNPAADTTEAVIEGGGPLEVAGGVALDVASLYPPIAIIRTGVALNRAAMDASHFATPPGWVEQKVKEGRNPFCALCHGDDSLRAQYDREKEFKFDKSLFGETTDADRKALIDFINSSEPNNK, from the coding sequence GTATCCGAGAACAAAACTCGAGCGACGGTAATTTTACTGTCAGATTTTATCGGCCACGGACAGAAGGCTTGTTTGCTCGGATAGAGCGCTGGACGCACAAAACCACCGGCGAAACGAGGTGGCGAGTCACCACCAAAGACAATGTGACGACACTACTGGGATGGAGTGAGAACTCACGCATTGCCGACCCCACAGATGCGCGCAAGGTCTACGAATGGCTGCCAGAATTTACCTTTGACGATCACGGCAACTGCAGCCAGTCTTTTTACAAACCCGAGGACGATACCGGCTTTGAGGGTACATTGCCGCACAATGCCAACCGACGCAAAGGTGGCAATCTGACGTACACCAACCGGTATCTAGAAAGTATCCGTTATGGCAACAAGCAGCCCTATAAAAACTTTGGCGACCCGTTCCCCGCAGCGTCGGCCTACATGTTTCAGACAATACTCGACTACGGCGAATACGACACCACTGCGCCGTACCAAAAGGTACATGACTGGGGGTATCGGCCAGATGCTTTTTCTGACCACAAACCCGGTTTCGAAGTCCGCACCACGCGGCTCTGCCAGCGCGTATTGCTCGTCCATTACTTTAGTGAGCTACCTGGCGGTTCGGCGTTAGTAAGGTCGCTCGACTTCCAGTACGATCTAGCCACAGAGCAAGGCTTTACATTCCTAGCCGCCATCTCTAACCATGGCTATATCAAGCAGTTGGACGGCACCTACACACAAAAGCAGCTACCGCCGCTAGAGTTCACCTACCAAGAGCACACCTGGAGCCAAGAGGTCAAAACCGTAGCCGCTCAGGACGTAGTAAATGCACCCGTTGGACTATCGTCACCATACACATTCACCGACCTTTACGGCGAAGGTCTTTCTGGCATATTAACCGAACAAGTCGAGGCCTGGTATTACAAACGCAACCTGGGCGGTGGCATGTTCGAACGCGCCAAGGCGGTGTCGCCAAAACCAGCCGTGACCGGCCTGGGGCAAACCCTGCAATTGGTTGACCTAGATGCCGATGGCGGCAAACAGCTGGTCAGTCTGAGCGAGCAGCCCAAAGGCTATTACGAGCTGGATGATGACCATGGCTGGCAAACATTCAAGCCTTTCCGTCAGTTACCCAACAGAGACCTCAAAGACCAGAACACCCGCATGATCGACCTAACCGGCGATGGCAAACCGGACCTACTCATCACCGAAGATGAAGTGTTTACCTGGTACGAATCCGAAGGCCGGCGAGGCTATGCGCCAGCCCGCAAGTCCCCCAAATCGTTTGACGAAGAAAAAGGGCCAACCGTAGTCTTTGCCGACAGCAAGCAAATGATTTTTCTGGCCGACATGGACGGCGATGGCCTGACCGATATTGTCCGCATTCGTGCCAGCGAGGTGTGCTACTGGTCAAACTTGGGCTACGGCAAATTTGGCGCCAAGATTGCCATGGACAAACCACCAGTTTTTGACGCACCCGATGCCTTTAACCCCACTTATATACAGCTCGCTGACATCGACGGCTCTGGCACCACAGACATTGTCTACCTTGGTCAAAATAAGGTTACTTGCTGGCTGAACCTCAGCGGCAATTCGTTCGTGACCTCCGCGTTCGAGATACACTCATTCCCAGAAATACACGACCTGGCGGACGTGACCGTGACCGACCTGCTGGGTACGGGCACCATGTGTCTGGTGTGGTCCAGCCCGCTCACTAAGGACGCGCATGGTCCACTGCGCTACATTGACCTGATGAACAGCAAGAAGCCGCATATTATGATTGGCTACCAAAATAACGTGGGCAAAGAAGTCAGTCTGGAATATGCACCGTCAACCGCATTTTATCTGGAAGACGAACAGGCTGGACGCCCCTGGATTACCAAGCTTCACTTTCCAGTGCAATGTCTGTCAAGGACCGAGACACTCGACCGCATCACGGGCCACCGCTTTGTAAGCAGTTACAAATACCATCACGGCTACTACGACCACCCAGAGCGCGAGTTTCGTGGTTTTGGCATGGTAGAACAAACCGATGCCGAGGACTTTGATCACTGGGTCAAAGGCGACAGCAGTAACGTGGTAGAACAGGATTTGCACCAAGAGCCAGTGGTCAAAAAGTCTTGGTTTCATACCGGTGCGTTTTTGCGTCAGGACAAAATATTGGCTCAGTTTGCCAACGATTATTGGTACGAGGAGATGGCGCGCCAGGGCTTTGTCGTGACACACAACGAACATGAGCTGCCGGACGCTCAGCTGGTCGCTGCGCCAGGCATCGACCCCACGCTGCTGGATCACCTGGGTGGCGAGCAGTGGCAGCAAGCGCTACGAGCCTGCAAGGGCATGGCCCTGCGCTCGGAAGTATTTGCCCATGACGCGCCACTGATCGGCGCTACCCCCCAGCAGCTCCAGACACAGCTGACGCCCTATTCGGTCAATTCCAGCAACTGCGCTATCGAACTTTTGCAGCCAAAAGGCCAGAACAAATACGCCGTCTTTGTCGTCAAAGCGAGCGAGTCGATCACCTATAGTTACGAGCGCATCGTCGCCGACCCTCGCATAGCCCACACCCTGACCACCAAATTAGACGAATACGGCAACATACTAGAATCCGCCAGCGTGGTGTACGCCAGGCAGCTTGCCGACCCGACACTGCCTGCCGAAACTTTGGCCGCCCAAGCCCGCTCGTCTATCTCCTATAAACAAAACCTTTTCACCAATGACGTCACCAGCGCAAACAACTACCGCTTGCGCCTGCCGTCCGAAGAAAAAAACTTTGAACTCAGAGGCATTGCCAAGACGGGCGACTACTACGTCCTGGCTGATTTTGAAAACATCCTCACCAACGCAACCGATGTGCCATATCACCAGAAAGACAACAACCCGCCGGCCGGCACACCACAGAAACGTTTGATCGAACACAGCCGCATGACTTACTACAAAGACAATCTCAGCGGGGCTTCGCCGTTGCACCAGCTAGAGTCACGCGGCTTGCCGTTCGAGTCTTTCCAACTGGCCTACACCCCAGAGCTACTCACTGACATCTTTGGCACGAAAGCCACGGGCACACATATGCTACAAGGGAAGTTCACCCACAGCGAGGGCGACGCCAACTGGTGGGTTCGTTCCGGCACAGCTCAATATATAACAGCAGGCGAGTCCGTCACCGATGCAGCCAATCGTTTCTTTATGCCCGTTAGATATACCAGCCCGGTTGGCGCCGTGACCAAAGTAACCTACCTAGGCAATTTCTGTATGTTCATAGAGTCGACCGAGGACGCCTTGGGCAACAAAACGTCTACGGACAAGTTCAACTTCCGAACACTCGTACCCGAGCGCATGCGCGATATCAACGACAACATTTCAGAGGCGCTGTCCGACGAACTGGGCCTGGTCAAGGTCATGGCGATACTTGGCAAAGGCACCGAGGCAGACGACCTGACCGGCCAAGATGAATTTACAACCGCCGCCGAGTCAGCCAAAATAGCCGCCTTTTTTGCCGCCGCCAGCTCGGCAGACCTGACAGCCAAAGGCAAAGATTTGTTGGGTCACGCTAGCATACGTGTCGTTTACGACTTTGACGTCTACCAGACATCCGGCAAACCAGTGGTGGCTGCATCTATCGTCCGCGAACAGCATTTCACAGACAATCCTAATTCGCCCGTACAAATCAGTTTTGAATATTCCGGGGGCCTTGGCCAAGTGGTCATGAAGAAAGCCCAGGCCGAGCCCGGCAAAGCCAAGCAGCTAACGCTTAACCCTGACGACACTTACACGGTGATCGAGGTAGACACCACCCCCCAGCTACGCTGGGTGGGCACCGGCCGCACCGTTGTCAACAACAAGGGCAATCCCGTCAAACAGTACCAACCGTTTTTCTCTACCACTCATAAGTATGAAGACAACAAAGCTTTGGTAGAAACAGGCGTCACATCGTTGTTCTACTACGACGCCGTGGGCCGAGAGGTCAAGATGGAACTGCCAGACGGAACGCTTAGCAAGACCGAATTTACCTCCTGGCTGCAGCGGCTGTATGACCAAGGCGATACAGCAAATGATTCTAGCTGGCACGATAACCGGGTCAATTCTCTTATCAATGCCCAGTTAATCGCCGAGGGCAAGGACCCGTTAAAGGAAAAGCTTGCAGCGCTCGCCTCCGAAGACTATCACAACACACCGTCCGTCCAGCATTTTGACGGCCTCGGTCGTCCGATTCTGCAGGTTCAGCACAACCGGGTCAATGGGCTGGATGAGTTTTACTACTCGCATGCAACCTTAGACATCGAGGGTAACTTGCGTGCAGTTGTCGATGCGCGGCACAACAAAGTCATAACCTACAGTTACGACCTGCTCGGGAGAGGCGTCTACCAGGACAGCATGGACAACGGCAAGCGCTGGCTGCTCACGAATGTAGTAGGTGAAGCGCTACGCACCTGGGACGAGCGTGATCATGAGTTTCAATACGACTACGATATCTTGGGCCGTCCCACGGGGACGCGGGTGATAGGTGGCGACAGACCCACTCCACTGAACAACATCTCTGACCGCATTTTCTATGGAGAGGGCGAAGCTAACGCCAAGGCCAAAAATCTACGCGGCCAGGTAACCCGATACTTTGACACCGCTGGTGTAGTCGAGGCCGTAAAATACGACTTTATGGGTCAGCCGCTCGTGAACCAACGCCGACTATTTGCTGACTATACATCCGTCCCCAACTGGACGGACGCCAATCTGGCCACCGGCTTGGAGCCGGAGATCTTTGAAAGCAAAATGGTCTATAACGCCCTGGGCCGTGTCGTCGAAACAACCGCACCGGACGGCTCGATCGAACGCACCACGTTCAATGCCGCAACGCTTGTCGAAGCCAAAACGGTCACTCGGGACGCACTCACCGAAACCATCATAGAAAATATCGACTACAACGAAAAAGGCCAACGCACCGCTATGCTCCTGGGCAATGGCATTACCACAAGCTACCGCTACGACAGTCGCACCTTTGCCTTAATCCACGTGACCAGTCGGACAGCCGCAAACAAAGTACTTCAGGATCTGCACTTTACTTTCGATGCCACCGGCAACGTCACACACATCCAAGATGACGCCATCCCACTCCAATTTTTTAACAATCAAATGATCACCGGCCTCACGACATATAAGTACGATGCAATCTACCAGCTCACTGAAGCAACTGGGCGAGAAAACAATGCGGGACTGGCTTTTGGACCCGAGGATAACTGGAACGACCAAAGCTACTCCCACCAGCAAGCTGCCGGCGACCCAGCGCTGACGCGCAATTATGTGCAGCAGTATTTGTATGATTCGGTGGGCAACATCATGAGCCTCATCCACAAGGCCAGCGGCAACGACTGGACGCGTGACTACACCTACCAGGCCACCACCAACCGCTTGCAGTCTACGAAGATTGGCGCCCAAACCTATGCCTACCAGCACCATGCCAAACACGGCTTTATAACCGAGATGCCACACCTGGAGGAATTGGGCTGGAACTTTAAAGAAAAACTAGTCCGGACCATCAGGCAAAAAGCTGGGTCAGGTACACCCGAGACCACCTACTACCAATACGGTTCGGACGGCGAGCGGCTCCGCAAGATTACCGAGAATGCCGCACCAGCCGGTGAAACGCCGGGCAAAAAAGAAGAACGGATATACCTAGGCACCTACGAACGCTACCAAAAACACAGCGGCGAGCACGCTGGACTGGTACGCCATAGCTTATCTATTGTTGATGAAACCGGCCGCATTGCCCTCATGGAAACCAGGAACGAAATAGATGACGACACCGAGCCCCGGCTGCTGCGATACCAACTGGCGAATCACTTGGGTTCCGTTAACTTAGAGGTAGACGAAAATGCCCAAACGATATCTTACGAAGAGTATCACCCCTTTGGCACCACTGCTTACCAAGTAACCAACAAGGCCGTCCGTGCTGCTGCCAAGCGCTACCGCTACGTGGGCCGTGAACGCGACCAAGAAACCGGCCTAGAATATCACGCCGCTCGCTATTACATCTGCTGGCTGGGGCGATGGCTCAGTACTGACCCATCCAGCATTGACGACGGACTAAACCTGTATAAATATGCCAAGAACAACCCCAGCTCACTGCGCGACACCAACGGCAACGAATCTGACGAACAAAAAGCCTCTAGGATGTTTGCTGACTTTTTGACCGAGCAAGGCGTGAACTTCAAAAAAGAAGTCCCCTTCAGGGTTGAGGTGAACGGCAAGTGGGTAGAAGGCCGGGCAGACTTCTTTGTAGAAAAGAACCCCGGGGTATGGGAACCCGTAGAAATGAAAGGCAAAGCCAACTCTAGGTGGACCAAGGCTCAAAAAGAATATTTGCCGGCGCTTCAGTCGGGGGCGAAATACGAAACCCTTGGCACGAGCAAATTTGGCAAAACGGTCACTGGCTCTGGCGGCGGCAAAGTATTCAACGTCCACACCGTAGCCCAGGGTAAGTTTGACTTCCAAAAACTGCACGTGACGGAGGTGATAAACCGAACAAAAGGTCACAAACAAACCATCACAACTGACAACCAGGGCACGGTGGTCAAAAGCGAAAAAACACCAGTTGACACCAGCGGTGGCACCAGAACACAACCAACCAAACTGCCCGATGCCGATGTTAAAGCGCCACACGTCACGGAACCGCACGTTAAGACACCGCATGTAAAATCGCCGCACGTGAAGACACCAAAAGTAAGAGGCAAGGGGCTACTAGGCGCACTCCTCGTAGCCGGAGGAATCCTGCTGTTCACGGGTGACGCCAAGGCTGCGGGGCAGTCGCTGAATCCTGCGGCCGATACCACCGAGGCGGTCATAGAAGGCGGAGGCCCTCTGGAGGTTGCTGGAGGAGTGGCACTAGATGTCGCCAGTCTCTACCCACCAATCGCTATCATAAGAACAGGGGTAGCGCTGAACCGAGCAGCCATGGACGCCTCACACTTTGCAACTCCTCCCGGCTGGGTCGAGCAAAAGGTGAAAGAAGGCCGGAATCCATTCTGCGCCCTGTGCCACGGTGACGACTCGCTACGCGCCCAGTATGACCGGGAAAAGGAATTTAAGTTCGACAAATCACTATTCGGCGAAACTACCGACGCAGACAGAAAAGCACTGATAGATTTTATAAATTCATCAGAGCCTAATAACAAGTAA